ATGAAGCGAGCCATCGAGCTGGTTGAAAAGGAACAAGCGTGGCGTGGAGCAGATTTTGTCATGGTAACGGATGGAATAGGGGGCATTTCTCCTTATGTTCAAGAAAAGCTCATCTCTTTGGGCCAGCACAAACAAGTTCGTTTGCACAGCTTGATTGTGGGTTCTGCGAGGCAGCATCTCGTACAAGCGTATGATTTGCTGGGCGTTTCTCACCGTGTCAAATTTGCTACGAGCTGGGAAGCGGATGGGGAAGAAAACACAGGACTGCTCCTGGATGTATTTCAAACAGCCAAATAAGTGATTCGACTTCACTTCCAAATCTCGTCTCCTCTCGTGGGACGGGATTTTTTAATGAAGCTTAAGAAAAAATTTAACTCTTACCCACTTTTTTCTTTAATAGTTTCGCCTATTCTGAACGTAGCTAACAAAAGGAAAATGGTAAAAGGAGGACACCATGAAGGAACTGATCAAGCTGGCCAAGCTTATACGGGGAGCCAATGTCTTGTTTTCAAATATTGCACAAAAAGAGCTAGAGACAAATGAACTCAATTGGCAGCAAGTATTGATTCTCGAATTTCTTGGAAACGGGCCAAAAACAATGGGGGACATTAGCAAAGCTGTTGATTTGTCAAACAGCACAACTTCAGGCTTAATTAGTAGGCTGGAGGAGGAAAATTTGGTACGAAGATTCCGAGACCGATCGGATCGCCGAATCGTGTGGGTTTCACTGACAGAGCGATTATGCAGTGCATAAAGTAATCGGCTGAAAAAAAGTGGATAGACCGCTTCTTCTCAGCCGATGATCATGACCCAATTAGCCCACTCTTGCTGCCATCGTACGACCGAATTCAAGCTCATCGAATTTGCTCTGAACGACTTGACGATCGTATTCCCACACGGCATCCTCCAGCACATACTCCACCGGAACATCCCTGATAATCGTAGCCAGCTTTCTGCTCAAGTACACCTGATCGCGATTTTCTTCCAGCTTGCTGCGCATTTTAGGCGTACAGCTTGCCAGATTTACATATAGGTTGTCCAGATCACCATGCTCGGTAATCAGTTTTGTCGCTGTTTTCTCGCCAATTCCTGGGCAGCCTGGAATACAGTCAGATGCATCTCCCATTAAAGCTTTGACGTCAACGACTTGTTCAGCTGAAATTCCACGCAATGCCAAGAGGCTCGCTGGATTATAGTGTTCGTGTTTGCCACCATTTTTCAAGATTTTTACACTTACTCGCTCAGATACGAGCTGCAAGCTATCGTAATCACCTGTCGCAATGATAACCTCGTGTCCTTCTTCGGAAAGACGTGTGGAGAGCGTACCCAATACATCATCGCCTTCAAAGCCTGGGCAACCTATGTTCGGAACCGAGAACGCATCCGTTACTTCTTTCACCAAATCGAATTGTGGAATGAGCTCATCCGGTGCCGCTTGACGATTTGATTTATAGCCGTCATACCATTGACTACGCACCAAAGACTCGCGTGAAGCGACATCCCAGCCTACCACGAGATGAGTAGGACGTGTCAACTCTACGTAATCAAGCATCATTTTGGTAAATCCATAAACCGCATTTGTGTACACACCTGTTGAAGTCTGGCGATAGGCTCCACCCCAAGCAGAACCATAAAAGGCGCGAAATAAAAAGCTCATGCCATCGATGAGCAGTACTTTTCCTGAATTACTCACAAATCCTTGCCCCTCTCACTACCAAACTATACGCACCATTATAGCATAAAGGAGCGGGACAACCTTGTCAGATTTTACAACTGAAATATCGAAAGAAAACGTGCATGTACTTTTGTTACGGTGGGATGATAGTACCACAAGAGGTCAACAACCACCTCTTGAAATCAACTTCCGGTCTCAAGGCGAGAAGCAAACGCTGACGGTTCAAACCCGTCCCGGGAGAAAAAACGCGTCGGGAGGAATCAATCATGGCTAACAACCAAGGTGGCACCAACAATCTGGTAGTTCCTCAAGCGAACCAAGCTTTGGATCAACTGAAGTATGAGATTGCATCTGAATTCGGTGTAAATCTCGGACCAGACACTACTTCTCGCCAAAACGGTTCTGTTGGTGGCGAAATTACCAAACGTCTGGTGAGCTTTGCTGAGCAACAAATGGCAGGCCGTCAAGTCTAACGAACTGACAAGTAAATAGCTGGATGAAGAGAGGTCCCTTTTTAGGGGCCTTTCTATATTTACCATGAAAAGCCCTTTTCTTTCCTGTGTGGTGCAAACACACAAGCACAATCGCGGACTAGTCATATGGTGTAACGAACAGTTATCTATCCTCGTTTGTCCAGTGGAAAGGAGCGACGTCCGGCTATGAAGAAAAAAGAAGTGAAGCAGCTTTTAAAAAAGCATCCCGAATTTGAAGCGTGGGTTCTCGAAGATTCCATGCGGATTAGAGCGGTCAAAAGCAACCCCGAGATGGCGGAAGAATTGTTTAAAAGATGGAACGATCGAAAAAAAGGGATGCTTGATTTTGACGGCATCTCGCAAAAAACCAAACGTGCAAGCGAAATGCTGACAGGCGTGCAATCCATCATGGAAATGATGTCGGATTATTCGAAGAAACAATAAGATTACATTTGGTATGATTGGAGAAGGCTAGCTCATTAGCCTTCTTTTTCTTTTTCATTTCAGGGTGTGTTTTGTTATACTAGAAAATGGGAGGGAGCATGTCTATGTTCAAATCAATGGTTAGTCTCATGTTGGTCACAGCATTGACGCTCGTCTCTGGGACAAGCATATTCAGCCAGACAGCAGAAGGGGTTTACGCCCAAACAACGAAACAACAACCAGCGATCAGCGTAACACCAGCCAAAACATATCCTGGGGACGTTATTTTAGTACGCAGTAAAGAGCCACAAACCGTATCGCTATTCTCTCAGAACTATCGTTTGCAAAAGACACAGGATGAGTATGCCCGGTTTATCCCGATTCCTTTTAACACGAAAGCGGGCACCTATAAAGTTACATCTGCTGACAAAAAACTTTCCGTATCTGTGACAATCGCACCGAAAAAATTTGAAGTAGACAAGCTCACGGTAAGTAAACAACTCAACAAAATGCGACAGGATACGAATCGAATCAATGCAGATCAAAAAAAGATCAACGCAGCCAGGTCCAACTCGAGAGCGATTCCGTATTTCTCAGAGCCGTTTAAACAGCCAGCAGTCGGAAAATTAACGACTCCATTCGGCTATCAACGCGTAGTAAACGGTGTACCAGCCAACAGGCATTCGGCGATTGACATCGCGAACAAAACAGGAACGCCAATTTGGGCGAGTAACCATGGGAAAGTGGTTCTGGCCGACTCTTTATACTTAACAGGCAATACCATCATCATCGATCACGGGTTAAATATTTTTTCCATATATGCACACTTGTCCAAACTAGATGTCAAGACAGGGCAAGAAGTGAAACAGGGACAGGTGATTGGACAAATGGGTAGCACCGGTTTTTCTACAGGTCCTCACCTTCATTACGGCATGCTAGTGGGTAATACGTATGTAAATCCTCAGCCGTTTTTTGATGCATCACCTTTCCTCTGGAAGTAATTGGAGGTGTCTTCATGAGAGTCACAAATGTGCCAAGCAAAGTGCTCAACAACATGGTTCATTTCTTGGCGCCGTATGAACAGGCAGTTGAAGAGCTAAAGTTAAAACTAAAAGGAATTAAATACGGCTTTCTAAAAAGCGGCCGTTATTCTCCTATTGAATTTGTTGTCGGACGAGTGAAAAAGGTCGACAGTTTAGTAAAAAAGGCGAACGAAAAAGGAATCGACTTTTTGGGAGATCATTGGCAAAGTGACGTCGCCAAGGAAGTCCAGGATATCGCGGGACTTCGAGTCGTATGCCGCTATGTAGACGACGTGCGCGAGGTGCTGCAGTTGTTGCAGGAGCGGGAGGATATCGTCATACACGATGTCAAAGACTACATCGCAGCTCCAAAGGATTCCGGCTACAGAAGTATTCACATGATTGTTTCTTATACGGTCTACCACGGCAGCGAGAAGAAAACACTCTTTTGTGAGATCCAAATCCGTACATTAGGAATGAACTTCTGGGCGACGAATGAACACGAACTGCGCTACAAGTATTCGGGCAACATTCCGACAGATGTGTTGGAGCAGCTTCATGAAGCTTCCGTGATCACGCATCAGCTCGACGTGTTGATGAACAATTTGCGTCAAGAAATTCTCACACCGGCAGAAGTTGATACGACACTGGAAGAAAAATTAGAAGAAATATTTTCCCTGTACGTCAAGCAGGATTTGGATTCTGCTGCAGCCTTGTACAGAGAACATGTCAGTGGTTTCGAAGAGGCTTTTGCGGACAATCCTAAGTTTAAAATGATTCACGATTTGTTGGGGATCCGGTTGAAATAACGTCTTTTGTTGTCTACAGACCAAATGTAACCTGAAAAAACGCGACAAAGTAGGAAAGGATATTGACTAACATGCGCTTTTTGCTAACGAACCTACTCGTTGTGGTGATGGTTTTGTTCAATCTTGGCATGCCTTCCGCTTTTGCCGAGGAGTCATCAAGCCTGGAGCCTAGCACTCTCACTGGACAATCAGCCATTCTGATTGATGCTACAACGGGACAAGTCTTGTTTGAAAAGAACCCTCATGAGAAGTTGTACCCTGCTAGTATTACAAAAATCGCAACAGGTATTTACGCGATAGAAAAAGGGAATCTGGATGACACTGTCACTGTCTCAAAAAAAGCACGCCGTGAAGAAGGAACACGTGTTTATTTGGAAGAGGGAGAACAGATTTCCCTACGCAATTTGCTGTACGGACTGCTCATGAATTCAGGTAACGACGCTGGTACAGCGATTGCTGAGCATATGAGCCAGACGACAGAGCGTTTTGCAGTGGATTTGAACGCCTTTTTGAAAGAAAAAGTAGGTGTCACCGAAACGAATTTTACCAATCCACACGGACTACATGATCCGAATCATTACACGACTGTTGCGGACATGGCCAAAATTTCGCAGTACGCGATGAAAAACCCCGTTTTCAGGGAAATTGTCGGTACGAAGCGGCTGCCTTGGCATGGACAAACGTGGGAAACGGTATTGGTGAATCACAACAAGCTCCTGCGCGACTACGAAGGTGCGACGGGAATCAAGAACGGTTTTACTGATCAGGCGATGCATACGCTGGTAGGCTCCGCCAAGCGTGGAGAAATGGAGCTCATCGCTGTCACGATGAAGGCCTCTACGAGTGCAAATGCATACAAAGATGTGAAAAAGCTACTGGACTTTGGTTTTCAAGGATTTGAGACCAAACCAATCGCCAAAAAAGGGGATTCTTTTTCAGAAGTAGCTGTTCCTGGCAACAACTCGGTCGTGACTTTTACAGCCAAGGAGGACTTGTATGCGACGGTTCCCAAAGGTGTGGAGCCTTTGGTAGAGCTAAAAGCAGATGGAAACCTGTCTGTCCAGGCTGGCAAGCTAGCCGTCTCGTATCCGTTGCTTCGTCATGATCCGCCTACTCCAGCTCCTTCTACTGTATTTGGGGATTCAGAAAGTGGCAACAGTCATCCACTGGCTCGCTATAGCGTATTAATCGTCTGGTTAGGAATGAACCTTTTCTTAATCGTGTATACGTTTTCCCGTGCACAGAGGAATAAACGAATTCGCGAACGCAGTCTTCAACGGCGGTTCTACTAATACAAAAATGAGAATCAAAACAGGACGTAGCAATATGCACGTCCTGTTTTTTTGCGAAATGTCTGTGAAACCGAGTGTTCCAAGCAGGTCATCTCTTGTTGAGTTGTGAGGGATAGATGCCGTGTCCAATCGTGGAAACCGAGCGTACATTAGAGTAATCATTGATCATCTGGTGAGGGGGAGTGAGATGGACAACCGAATCTATGATCACCCTGCCGTGTCCGTCATCATCCCAATAAGTGACAACGCCAGGAATATGAAAAAACTGCTCTCTGTTGTCAAAAGAATAGATCCACACACGGAAGTAATCGTCGTGTGCAATGGAGTGAGCTCTCAAGAAGCTATGCTGCCCAATCTTTGGGGGGCACAAGTCATTTCAACCGGTTTGGATGTAGACAGCCATGAGGCAAGAGCGATCGGGTGTGCTCACGCGAGGGGAGACGTTGTCCTTTTTATCGACGAACGACTCGTCATGCCTCTTTTATACTTGAAGAAATATGTCACGCTGGTCAAAAAGGGATCAGATGTCATTATCACGACATGCTCAGACAACTCGGTATCCAGAAGAGGAAAGCGTTCACCAAGAAGTGCCTATTGCTTGTTGAACCATCTTCTTGGTCAAAAAAAAATGGGCTCCGCTTCCTTTGAAAATATTCCATTTGCCTTGAGCCGAAATGCTCTAGAGGCAATTGGTTCCGGGACTTTATGCAATCCGGCAGTTGCCTTGGTTCAAGCGTCAGTCTTGGGGCTCAAAATAACAACAATTGCCCCGTTTGCCTCGGAAAAACACCCAACAGCCACTCATGCTATCGTGCGAAAAGACATCCGTACGATTTATCGGGAGCATGCGAAGGCAATCCAGTTACTAACGGGTGGAACGAAGCTGCGACACGCAGATCAGGATGGACAACGACACCGCGACTTGGTGCATTCATCAGGTGTTCTGCATTTGCGCTCGGTCTTTCATCTGGAATCGCGCGTAAAGGAGGGCGGTGGATGGGGTGGCAAACGCAAAGCGAAATATGCGAGATCCCACAAAAAAACGCAGAGAAGAGCACATTAATGGTAAAGAAAAATACCAGAACTTAAATCGATTAAGTGTCATCCTCTCTGTTCACCACCAGCGGACGATCAAAAAAGTACTCAAACAAATTGAGAAGCTCAGGCCCATGGAAATCGTACTCGTTGTGGATGGCTGCCCGGATCGATCGGTGAAAAAGATACTCACCTATTCCTCGTGTCCACTCACAGCGTTTGTGTACCCGTTTCCTTTAGGGGAAGATGTATGGAGAGCAATAGGTGCCAAGGAGGCCACAGGAGATGTGTGGTTGTTTCTCGATGCGGATCACGTGGTGGCTGCAAATGACATGCAGTCCTTTGTCAGAACGTGTTACCGGGGAGCAGACATCGCCTTGAGAAAGAGTATGACGCCACTTCGACAACCATCAATGGAACCGGATACGGTTTGGTTTGCGAAGACATTTCTCAATACCTTGGTTTCGCACCATGAACTAGGAACTTCCTCGATGTACGATTTACCTTTTGCCATTACGCGACAAGCCGCTTCAATTATCGGCGTTCAACATTTGGTCGTACCTGCCGTTGCGCACGCCATTGCTCTACACAATCATTTGCGAGTCGTGCCATCTCATTACATTTCGTCAGCAAAGCTTACGAGAAAAAGAGGGACACAAAGAAAGAATAAACCGAGCGTTAACCAGACGATCCTGGGAGATCACCTGGAAGCAATGGATTACGTGATGTCCCTCAAATGAATGAAACCGTTGTCGAGGCGATGCCATCTGTCGGTATCGCTTATTCCTTATTTTCAAAAGTCTCGCGCAAACGTGTAATCATAAGCTGCTGGAATCATTTGATCTCTTGACTTTGCATTGTTCGGTTTTTGTAGTACGATAGGCAAGTAGGTCATTTTTTCTTGATAAAGGAGCAAACAGATTATGAGTATTCATATTGGAGCACAGCAAGGTCAAATTGCTGAAACCATCCTACTGCCGGGCGATCCGCTACGGGCCAAATACATTGCTGAAACTTTCCTCGAAGGAGCAGAGTGCTACAACAACGTGCGTGGCATGCTCGGCTTCACAGGTACATACAAAGGTAAGCGCGTTTCTGTACAAGGAACGGGCATGGGAGTTCCTTCTATCGCGATCTACGCAAATGAGCTCATGCAATCTTATGGCGTTCAAAACCTGATCCGCGTAGGCACTTGCGGCGCGATCCAGGAAGACATCAAAGTTCGTGACGTGATTATTGGTATGGCTGCATCATCCGATTCCCAAACAAATCGTCTCCTGCTCAATCAGGTTGATTTTGCTCCTACTGCTAACTTTGATTTGCTGCACAAAGCGTATCAAGCAGCGACAGAGCGCAATCTGTCTGTTAAAGTGGGCAATATCTTTACGAGCGACAGCTTCTATCGCGAGAACTTAGATTTGTACAAAAAATTGGCATCCTATCAAGTGCTTGCTGTTGAAATGGAATCTTCCGCGCTGTACACTTTGGCTGCAAAATACAAGCGCAACGCATTGTCAATCCTCACGGTAAGTGATCACATCCTGACCGGTGAAGAAACTTCCGCTGACGAGCGCCAAACCACCTTCAATGAAATGATTGAAGTGGCGCTGGAAGCAGCTCTGATCAAGTAAATTAGCATGCAGACGAAATCCCACTGGCAAACTATCGTCAGTGGGATTTTATGTAGAGGATAGAAAAAGGGGATGGAATCATGAAACATAATTGCCCTGCCTTTTTTGAAACGGCATTTGACGAAGGGTATACGCAAGAGCTGGACGGCTATTTATATCGGTTGTTCCGCCAAGATATGGGCAAGCTTCAGGTGAAAACTGGAAAAATCGTGGCGAACGATCCGTTTGTCATGTTTGAGACGGAACCGTTTGTAGAGGTTTTCCCAAAGGGGAGCTTCTCCGTACAGCTCGCTATCGCGCAAGTTCAATCCCTGTCAAAGGATGAGCAAACGGATGACGCTCTGGAACCAGATGAACGGGTAGCATTGGCACGGATTGTCTTCTCAGAGAAACCTGTTGTGTCTTGGAAAATGGCTGTTTGGGCGGAGTCAGATGTGTCACAGCTTGGCGAAGGTGAATTTTTTGGCTACGGTGTGGATGCGGGTACAGGCTCGTTCATGGATGCAGAAGCTTGCGCGCTTTTGGTACGAGAAATGGAGAAAGACGAGATGTTCTATGAGACGTTGACGAAGAAAATGGATCAAACGTATAAACACACACGGAGTTGGGGTCTAATAGATTTAGCGGAAGGCTGTAATGTTGCCATGTTTTCAACAGGATGGGGAGACGGCAGCTACGCGAGCTATATTGGTTATGATGCCGAGGGACAAATCGCACGTTTGGTAACAGATTTTTACTTGTTGGATTGGATGGGAACGGCTGAAGAATAGAAGTTGGGGGAAACGGGGAAGGAAGAGAGAAGAAAAGCTTATAGACGCCAAAGTAGAGTGCCTCCGGTGGCACTCTTTTTATTGGTTATTTTTTCTTATTTCGTTCGAGGTATTGCGCCAGGTTATTCAAGGTATTTTCGTACGATCTTTTTTTCGGTGAAGTGGTGATCGTTTTCGACTTTGGGATTACTTTGGTCATTTGGGGACCTCCGGGCATTTTTAGTTATAGTGATCTTAATTATAATATAAATGAATTTACAATAAATGTAAATAGTTTTTTAATTTAAATGAACTTTTTTATTATAGATGATAAATGACTGAGTGGTCTTATTAGATGATCAGCAGTTTGATTGCTGTTGTTAATGTCTTATTGTGAAGCTGATAAACATACTGGAAAGCTCCTTATTACTAGTTAGGTTTTTATGAGAGCAAGTTTCGGTAATACATTACATGTATGTCATTTGGCACGGATGGATGGAAAAAAGCTATTTATTTTGCATCATCTTTCAATTAGATCCATGTACGAATGAGTTTGTGACAAGTAGCTTGTAAAAACAGGTGAGTACCCCTTTCAGAAATTATGCATTTCGTATTGAGTCCGATAATATATATTATGTAAACTCATAAAAAGAGCAAGTGGGACAGTAACTAAAGGTTCTTGGTTCCGATGATCTACATTATCAGGAATCTGGTTGGCAAAGGTTCCGGATAATCATCAGTTGCGTCCGGATAAGTTTCGGAGCCGTTCCAATAAGTTTCGTGGATGGTCCATAAAAATCGGTTGCGTCCTTATAATCGATTTATTAGGAGGACGATTAAGTTTGCAGGTGAAACAAGCGATGGATGAATTCTTGTTTTATATGGAGGTTGAACGCAATGTATCTGTGAATACGATACGTAGTTATGCGTACGATTTACATGTCTTTGACGCTTTTCTAACGAGGGTCCATGGAACATCGGAACTGGAACAAATTCGTAATTCGACGGTTCGGAGGTTCATTCAAGACCAGGTCATTGAGCATCAGACACATCCGCGCACGCTGCAAAGGCGTATTTCCTGCTTAAAATCCTTCAGTCGTTTTTGTGCAAAGGAAAACTGGATATCGAACGATTTTATGGTTGGCATTCATGCACCGAAAACAGACAAAAAAGTACCGGTTTACATGAAGTTAATCGAATTACAGATGCTATTTCGTTTTTTAGAGAATGATCAGCGTAAGTTATCGTTACGGAATCATTTGATGTTTAAGCTATTGGCGACAACCGGGATGCGTCGCCAAGAATTAGTTGATTTGTCTTGGGGGCAAATTGATTTGGAATGGAATTCCATACGGATTCATGGGAAAGGTAATAAAGAACGTATACTCCCGCTGCATCCGATGGTGATTCCATTGATCAAGCAATACCAGGAACACTTGGAAACGTTTCAATTGCATACTTCCGAGCCAGTTTTTACGAATTACATGGGTCAACGGATAGATCCTCGCGGCTTACATCGGATCTTTAAGGAAGTTCTCCAAAATGCAGGCTTACCCCCTCACCGGTTTACACTGCACCATTTGCGACATACCTTCGCGACTCTGCTCTTGCGTTCCAATGACGGGCCTTCAAAGGTAGATATTCGTACTCTACAAGAGCTTCTTGGCCATGAAAGTTTAGCGACTACGTCAGTTTATACCCATGTTGACTTGGAGCAAAAGAAAAAAGCAATCGAGACGCTAAAGTTTGAAAGTTAACCAAATAACCTCACCTCTAGTTTAAAGAACATAGAAGTGAGGTTTCTATATTGTCATTTCAGTTCATGAAATTGCTATTTTATGTACCGATATTCAATGATAATAAAAATCTTACATTACAATTTAATACTTTTATTATTTCCCTATTTTTTTTACAAGTATCATTGTTGAAAAATGGTATCTTACATTCCATCCACAACCGTCACACTACACATTGTACGTTACATCTTTTGAACAACACTTTGAATTATTTCAATCACTCTTCTGTCCTCCTTCGTATCTTTTAGGTCAAGTCATTGATAAATTTATATATACACATTGAAATTGTGTTTCTTTGTTATGGTGACCTACTTCTAGTCCGAACACTCTACTTAACCTAAATGGTAAAAGCGCTTAGGACTTATTCCCCCGCTCCTTTGATTAACCTTGAACTAATCCTTTTTGAATCAAAATAACTGCGAGTTCAGGATCGGTATTAAGCAAATTCAGTAACATGTCCCTTGAAAGAAAATGAGTCGTATCCACTGTATTTCCGAGTTCAGCTTCAAAACTACGGTCTAGATTCTGAACTTGATTAGCTTCCTCAGGTTGATGGGACAATTCATCTTCGATACGTGTTAATTCCTTTTGAAGTAGTCGTATATGTCGTCCATAACGTCGAATATAGAACTGTAAATTGTCTTGTTCAGAGTGCCCTAACAGAAATTTTATTGCTGCCAGTTCTAACCCCCGCTCGCTTAGAATTGTGCTTATAGTAGCTCTGAAACCATGGGGCGTCACACGTTGATCATTCTTCCAACCCAAATCATGACATATGCGATTCGTCAGACGATTGAGTGCTTTGTCTCCTAATGCCTGACCAGCTAAGCCAAATAAGAGCTTGTCACGAGGGTGTAGTTGATGATTACTGACATGCTGTTCAATCTCTTTTAGGAGTTTGGGTGGTAATGGTATGATCTGCACTTTATGTTTGGTATTAATTTTTTTAAAACTATGAGTAACACGTAATAATGATTTTTCGAAGTCAACATGTTCGACTCGTAAATCGGTAAGTGTTTCGTTACGTAATCCGGTAAACATTAACATTCGAATAGTGGTACTAACATGAGATTCAGAGCTCTGTGTATTTCTTAATTCATCTGCGTACCTATATACTTTCCTAAGTTCCTCCCATTCTAATATCCTGGAGTGATGTTCTGTCTTCCCAAGTGGAATGTCAACCGCTTTAAAACAATTTTGATTGACAATACCAAGGTTCCGATAGAAGGAGAAGATTGATGATAAGCTCGCAATTCTACGTTTAATAGTGCTACTCGCTACTCCATTATCACGCAGGCTCTTTATCCATCGTTGTATATGGTGGAGTTTACAATTTTCTAAATTGGGGTCGAGGTTACAGTCGGATAAGAATTCTTCAAACTGTATT
This genomic stretch from Brevibacillus sp. DP1.3A harbors:
- a CDS encoding alpha/beta-type small acid-soluble spore protein, producing the protein MANNQGGTNNLVVPQANQALDQLKYEIASEFGVNLGPDTTSRQNGSVGGEITKRLVSFAEQQMAGRQV
- a CDS encoding glycosyltransferase family A protein, yielding MRDPTKKRREEHINGKEKYQNLNRLSVILSVHHQRTIKKVLKQIEKLRPMEIVLVVDGCPDRSVKKILTYSSCPLTAFVYPFPLGEDVWRAIGAKEATGDVWLFLDADHVVAANDMQSFVRTCYRGADIALRKSMTPLRQPSMEPDTVWFAKTFLNTLVSHHELGTSSMYDLPFAITRQAASIIGVQHLVVPAVAHAIALHNHLRVVPSHYISSAKLTRKRGTQRKNKPSVNQTILGDHLEAMDYVMSLK
- a CDS encoding M23 family metallopeptidase, with the protein product MFKSMVSLMLVTALTLVSGTSIFSQTAEGVYAQTTKQQPAISVTPAKTYPGDVILVRSKEPQTVSLFSQNYRLQKTQDEYARFIPIPFNTKAGTYKVTSADKKLSVSVTIAPKKFEVDKLTVSKQLNKMRQDTNRINADQKKINAARSNSRAIPYFSEPFKQPAVGKLTTPFGYQRVVNGVPANRHSAIDIANKTGTPIWASNHGKVVLADSLYLTGNTIIIDHGLNIFSIYAHLSKLDVKTGQEVKQGQVIGQMGSTGFSTGPHLHYGMLVGNTYVNPQPFFDASPFLWK
- a CDS encoding GTP pyrophosphokinase family protein translates to MRVTNVPSKVLNNMVHFLAPYEQAVEELKLKLKGIKYGFLKSGRYSPIEFVVGRVKKVDSLVKKANEKGIDFLGDHWQSDVAKEVQDIAGLRVVCRYVDDVREVLQLLQEREDIVIHDVKDYIAAPKDSGYRSIHMIVSYTVYHGSEKKTLFCEIQIRTLGMNFWATNEHELRYKYSGNIPTDVLEQLHEASVITHQLDVLMNNLRQEILTPAEVDTTLEEKLEEIFSLYVKQDLDSAAALYREHVSGFEEAFADNPKFKMIHDLLGIRLK
- the deoD gene encoding purine-nucleoside phosphorylase, translated to MSIHIGAQQGQIAETILLPGDPLRAKYIAETFLEGAECYNNVRGMLGFTGTYKGKRVSVQGTGMGVPSIAIYANELMQSYGVQNLIRVGTCGAIQEDIKVRDVIIGMAASSDSQTNRLLLNQVDFAPTANFDLLHKAYQAATERNLSVKVGNIFTSDSFYRENLDLYKKLASYQVLAVEMESSALYTLAAKYKRNALSILTVSDHILTGEETSADERQTTFNEMIEVALEAALIK
- a CDS encoding D-alanyl-D-alanine carboxypeptidase family protein encodes the protein MRFLLTNLLVVVMVLFNLGMPSAFAEESSSLEPSTLTGQSAILIDATTGQVLFEKNPHEKLYPASITKIATGIYAIEKGNLDDTVTVSKKARREEGTRVYLEEGEQISLRNLLYGLLMNSGNDAGTAIAEHMSQTTERFAVDLNAFLKEKVGVTETNFTNPHGLHDPNHYTTVADMAKISQYAMKNPVFREIVGTKRLPWHGQTWETVLVNHNKLLRDYEGATGIKNGFTDQAMHTLVGSAKRGEMELIAVTMKASTSANAYKDVKKLLDFGFQGFETKPIAKKGDSFSEVAVPGNNSVVTFTAKEDLYATVPKGVEPLVELKADGNLSVQAGKLAVSYPLLRHDPPTPAPSTVFGDSESGNSHPLARYSVLIVWLGMNLFLIVYTFSRAQRNKRIRERSLQRRFY
- a CDS encoding tyrosine-type recombinase/integrase is translated as MKQAMDEFLFYMEVERNVSVNTIRSYAYDLHVFDAFLTRVHGTSELEQIRNSTVRRFIQDQVIEHQTHPRTLQRRISCLKSFSRFCAKENWISNDFMVGIHAPKTDKKVPVYMKLIELQMLFRFLENDQRKLSLRNHLMFKLLATTGMRRQELVDLSWGQIDLEWNSIRIHGKGNKERILPLHPMVIPLIKQYQEHLETFQLHTSEPVFTNYMGQRIDPRGLHRIFKEVLQNAGLPPHRFTLHHLRHTFATLLLRSNDGPSKVDIRTLQELLGHESLATTSVYTHVDLEQKKKAIETLKFES
- a CDS encoding DUF4241 domain-containing protein translates to MKHNCPAFFETAFDEGYTQELDGYLYRLFRQDMGKLQVKTGKIVANDPFVMFETEPFVEVFPKGSFSVQLAIAQVQSLSKDEQTDDALEPDERVALARIVFSEKPVVSWKMAVWAESDVSQLGEGEFFGYGVDAGTGSFMDAEACALLVREMEKDEMFYETLTKKMDQTYKHTRSWGLIDLAEGCNVAMFSTGWGDGSYASYIGYDAEGQIARLVTDFYLLDWMGTAEE
- a CDS encoding 5'-3' exonuclease H3TH domain-containing protein: MSNSGKVLLIDGMSFLFRAFYGSAWGGAYRQTSTGVYTNAVYGFTKMMLDYVELTRPTHLVVGWDVASRESLVRSQWYDGYKSNRQAAPDELIPQFDLVKEVTDAFSVPNIGCPGFEGDDVLGTLSTRLSEEGHEVIIATGDYDSLQLVSERVSVKILKNGGKHEHYNPASLLALRGISAEQVVDVKALMGDASDCIPGCPGIGEKTATKLITEHGDLDNLYVNLASCTPKMRSKLEENRDQVYLSRKLATIIRDVPVEYVLEDAVWEYDRQVVQSKFDELEFGRTMAARVG
- a CDS encoding MarR family transcriptional regulator, coding for MKELIKLAKLIRGANVLFSNIAQKELETNELNWQQVLILEFLGNGPKTMGDISKAVDLSNSTTSGLISRLEEENLVRRFRDRSDRRIVWVSLTERLCSA
- a CDS encoding glycosyltransferase family A protein, with product MDNRIYDHPAVSVIIPISDNARNMKKLLSVVKRIDPHTEVIVVCNGVSSQEAMLPNLWGAQVISTGLDVDSHEARAIGCAHARGDVVLFIDERLVMPLLYLKKYVTLVKKGSDVIITTCSDNSVSRRGKRSPRSAYCLLNHLLGQKKMGSASFENIPFALSRNALEAIGSGTLCNPAVALVQASVLGLKITTIAPFASEKHPTATHAIVRKDIRTIYREHAKAIQLLTGGTKLRHADQDGQRHRDLVHSSGVLHLRSVFHLESRVKEGGGWGGKRKAKYARSHKKTQRRAH